A single region of the Candidatus Ancaeobacter aquaticus genome encodes:
- a CDS encoding class I SAM-dependent RNA methyltransferase, translated as MNIKANETYTIHIDSIAFGGDGVGRIDNIVVFVPNAIAGETVKVKIIQKKKNFCRGVIIDIEAPSPNRITPQCPYYKRCGGCQYLHLSYNGQIEAKTKQIKEVMGKIGHIEVCNIDTFPSPQSLHYRNKIKLHVKKIKNKVEVGYMGINNTNFIPIESCLIAKKAINDTIPHVTQQLRMWKGILPESVTLKNIAQDKVEIFYDNIYQTEIHQRLYIETFMDKTFKIPISSFFQINSAMIGEMISIITSEIPSKRPEHLIDAYCGSGIFGICASSLVDTVVGVDRDTASIKCAQNNARANNITNASFMAGRVEDCLEKMLSEHSEKDTALILDPPRTGIEKPMIDALNSYIPETIIYVSCNPPILARDVAALQNNYTLSTTYFLDMFPQTKHCEVIAILKKR; from the coding sequence CGATAATATAGTAGTATTTGTTCCGAACGCTATTGCCGGAGAAACAGTAAAAGTAAAAATTATTCAGAAGAAAAAAAACTTTTGCCGTGGTGTTATTATTGATATTGAGGCCCCTTCACCCAATCGCATTACACCCCAATGCCCATACTATAAACGGTGCGGTGGATGCCAATATCTACACCTTTCATATAACGGACAGATTGAGGCAAAAACGAAACAAATTAAAGAAGTTATGGGTAAAATTGGGCATATTGAGGTTTGCAACATAGATACATTTCCTTCCCCACAATCACTTCACTATAGAAATAAGATCAAGTTACATGTAAAGAAAATAAAAAACAAAGTCGAAGTTGGCTATATGGGAATAAACAATACTAATTTTATCCCCATCGAGAGCTGCCTCATAGCAAAAAAAGCAATCAACGATACCATCCCGCATGTAACACAACAGCTGAGGATGTGGAAAGGGATACTTCCCGAATCTGTTACCTTGAAAAATATTGCTCAGGATAAAGTCGAAATATTCTATGACAATATTTATCAGACTGAGATTCATCAACGCCTATATATAGAAACCTTTATGGATAAAACTTTTAAAATACCGATTTCATCCTTTTTTCAAATTAATTCTGCTATGATCGGTGAAATGATCTCAATTATCACATCAGAAATACCATCGAAACGACCGGAACACTTGATAGACGCTTATTGCGGATCAGGAATATTCGGAATATGCGCTTCTTCCCTTGTGGATACTGTCGTTGGCGTTGACCGTGATACGGCTTCAATCAAATGCGCACAAAATAACGCACGCGCAAACAACATAACAAATGCATCGTTTATGGCAGGAAGAGTTGAAGACTGCTTAGAAAAGATGCTCTCTGAACATTCAGAAAAGGACACAGCTTTGATTCTTGATCCACCGCGAACCGGCATTGAAAAACCAATGATAGATGCCCTTAATTCTTATATCCCCGAAACCATAATCTATGTATCCTGCAACCCTCCTATACTTGCACGAGATGTCGCTGCCCTGCAGAATAATTACACTCTTTCTACAACATATTTCCTTGATATGTTCCCTCAAACAAAGCATTGCGAAGTAATAGCTATTCTGAAAAAACGCTGA